The Staphylococcus carnosus genome has a segment encoding these proteins:
- a CDS encoding Asp23/Gls24 family envelope stress response protein: MVKVLDNTHKDLGKVEISPEVLISIASIATSEIDGLHGHFAELKNASPEKLNRKNLTRGIKLETKDDGIYIDVFCEFKYGINISKTATKIQETIFNSLSTMTTIVPKQINIHITHIEVENTKK, encoded by the coding sequence ATGGTAAAAGTCTTAGATAATACTCATAAAGATTTAGGTAAAGTTGAAATTTCACCAGAAGTACTTATTTCTATTGCTAGCATTGCGACTTCAGAAATAGATGGATTACATGGACATTTTGCAGAATTAAAAAATGCTTCGCCTGAAAAGTTAAACCGCAAAAATTTAACAAGAGGTATTAAATTAGAAACAAAAGATGATGGTATCTATATAGATGTTTTCTGTGAATTCAAATATGGCATTAATATTTCTAAAACAGCTACGAAAATTCAAGAAACAATTTTCAATTCTTTAAGTACTATGACTACAATTGTACCTAAACAAATCAATATTCATATTACACATATTGAAGTTGAAAATAC